The Raphanus sativus cultivar WK10039 chromosome 2, ASM80110v3, whole genome shotgun sequence genome includes a region encoding these proteins:
- the LOC108834473 gene encoding uncharacterized protein LOC108834473 produces the protein MDTNPSHAEHPNFPERMFAIGEEPVGIRVTPYHKPSVISKIFNALEEDEIRFIRDSSFGKLIEIAEKPSFSGRFGRFLFSRQLKVLKKREVWFLFAGKPIRLSIREFALVTGLNYRNYPPHCKKRSKKFLTEKPYWLDLFGTMTEVPASHVVTMLKKKTVTDLVIRIKYALLALLAAVILPMSHNPRISHAFTEKIKDLDQFLAYPWGRASFDMLIGSIKERNEVTLSQNTIAFKGFVLAVQLVLIEVVPSLMGVVRDGGSSGSEADSADDEEICVDDDEGMNSINTSHVPDIDSACKAHVISIISPGVEIPNLESEISVSDDEVDEKVDNLVSAVEACFPFANSHFKGGVTVADVNRMRQEGKKDNLNRKTSRPNQNQTPPGGFDAEHVAKIVKNSVSEDLSKMAQHIKDIAVSMGNSQNLFQKNMQDMFQNFQKEIEEKISTLSRRPIIGEAVHTDHVNTSTANIHAGGGTSFDAAGIIENAMRFANHQSTQAGNPSSEDIGCAGGVHVDGKIGDPITEEEENEGEASPEESVRNADIPAELCEDQEDHICEDVRTGDEAQGGSAVAREAPAQSVLTHPPNPTVTEADELNRSLVSPSVVIPANVNKVATGTGLSFPDPSFSIGLTQLNEPDVDDADPAVDPGMEEEPLQDIDNHCDKRILTRSWESYVNGICITGIDYAAKLAMLSEKLASPFVIDVGSLSLESNKLLAIVERTSHLPAKVLDVLISHTRSVFHANPEHLQDKNSVFLDAKFVSQLAKSFAKFSKSQKKDNVRFPAALCSLVARECPISEATRFYFPFNFDKQHWVGVYVDCSLSQVILLDCNTGIKTDASIAKDLRPITQMFPYILRQAGKQLSAKEMKPLTVDRSRGVPQNNNMVESGITSILLIQAHAVGGIDVCQCITPEVVATEAERAAVMIYEENVEVL, from the exons atgGATACAAACCCTAGCCATGCGGAGCATCCAAATTTTCCTGAGAGAATGTTTGCGATTGGAGAGGAACCAGTTGGTATTAGAGTCACACCTTATCATAAACCTTCTGTCATCTCCAAAATCTTCAACGCTCTTGAAGAAGATGAGATCCGTTTCATCAGAGATTCATCGTTTGGTAAACTAATAGAAATAGCCGAGAAACCTTCATTTTCTGGTAGGTTCGGGCGTTTTCTTTTCTCACGTCAATTGAAAGTTTTAAAGAAGCGGGAAGTTTGGTTTCTCTTCGCTGGGAAACCGATTAGATTATCTATTCGGGAGTTTGCGTTAGTCACCGGTCTCAATTACCGCAACTACCCTCCCCATTGCAAGAAGAGGAGCAAGAAGTTCCTTACGGAGAAGCCGTATTGGCTAGATTTATTCGGCACCATGACTGAAGTCCCTGCTTCCCATGTCGTTACGATGCTTAAAAAGAAGACGGTGACCGATTTAGTGATTAGGATCAAGTACGCTCTCCTCGCTCTGCTTGCGGCTGTAATCCTTCCGATGTCTCACAACCCCCGCATTTCACATGCATTCACTGAGAAGATAAAAGATCTCGATCAGTTCTTGGCATATCCTTGGGGCCGCGCATCTTTTGATATGCTAATTGGCAGCATTAAAGAAAGAAATGAGGTTACTTTATCGCAGAACACAATTGCGTTTAAAGGCTTTGTTTTGGCCGTTCAGCTCGTGCTCATTGAAGTCGTTCCTTCACTTATGGGTGTTGTAAGAGATGGTGGTTCCTCTGGTTCAGAAGCAGATTCTGCAGATGATGAAGAAATCTGTGTCGATGATGATGAAGGGATGAATAGTATCAACACGAGCCATGTTCCTGACATTGATTCAGCATGCAAG GCGCATGTTATCTCCATTATATCACCGGGTGTTGAAATTCCCAATCTCGAGTCTGAAATTTCAGTATCAGACGATGAAGTAGATGAAAAAGTCGACAATCTTGTCTCTGCTGTCGAAGCCTGTTTTCCATTTGCCAACTCTCATTTCAAGGGTGGGGTGACCGTAGCCGACGTTAACCGTATGCGTCAAGAAGGCAAAAAAGATAACTTAAATCGCAAAACCTCGAGACCCAACCAGAATCAAACTCCGCCAGGTGGCTTTGATGCTGAGCACGTAGCAAAGATTGTGAAAAATAGCGTCTCAGAAGATCTAAGCAAGATGGCTCAACACATAAAAGACATTGCTGTGTCAATGGGTAATTCACAAAACCTATTCCAGAAAAATATGCAAGACATGTTTCAAAACTTCCAGAAAGAGATCGAGGAGAAGATTAGCACCCTTTCCAGACGCCCCATTATTGGTGAAGCCGTTCATACTGATCATGTTAACACCAGCACAGCGAACATCCACGCTGGAGGCGGCACTTCTTTTGATGCGGCTGGAATAATAGAGAACGCTATGCGTTTTGCTAACCACCAATCAACCCAGGCTGGGAAT CCATCGTCAGAAGATATCGGGTGTGCTGGAGGTGTACATGTTGATGGAAAGATTGGCGACCCTATcacggaagaagaggaaaatgAGGGCGAGGCAAGCCCGGAGGAAAGCGTTAGAAACGCG GACATTCCTGCTGAATTATGCGAGGATCAAGAAGACCACATTTGCGAAGATGTCAGGACAGGTGATGAAGCTCAGGGAGGCAGTGCTGTTGCTAGAGAAGCCCCG GCACAAAGTGTCCTCACACACCCTCCAAACCCCACTGTTACAGAGGCTGATGAACTTAACCGCAGCTTAGTATCTCCCAGCGTCGTCATTCCTGCTAATGTTAATAAG GTTGCGACTGGAACCGGCCTGTCATTTCCGGATCCCTCTTTCTCAATTGGGCTTACACAACTCAACGAACCAGATGTTGATGATGCGGATCCTGCAGTCGATCCAGGGATGGAGGAAGAGCCATTGCAGGACATTGATAACCAT TGTGACAAGAGGATTCTCACTCGCTCATGGGAATCTTATGTTAATGGCATTTGCATTACAGGCATAGATTACGCCGCTAAATTGGCAATGTTATCAGAAAAACTGGCGTCACCATT TGTAATCGATGTTGGTAGCCTCAGCCTCGAAAGTAATAAGCTGTTGGCAATTGTTGAAAGGACATCTCATTTGCCCGCTAAG GTTCTGGATGTGCTTATTAGTCACACCCGTTCTGTTTTTCATGCAAATCCAGAACACTTGCAGGACAAGAACTCTGTTTTCTTAGACGCTAAGTTTGTCTCCCAACTTGCTAAGTCTTTTGCCAAGTTCTCTAAGTCTCAAAAGAAAGATAATGTTCGATTCCCAGCTGCGTTGTGCTCTTTAGTCGCTCGGGAGTGTCCAATCTCGGAAGCAACCCGGTTCTATTTCCCGTTCAATTTTGATAAACAGCACTGGGTGGGCGTATACGTCGACTGTTCCCTATCTCAGGTTATATTGCTCGACTGTAACACCGGGATCAAGACGGACGCATCGATCGCCAAAGACCTGAGGCCCATCACACAAATGTTTCCCTACATTCTCAGACAAGCTGGAAAACAACTTTCTGCGAAGGAGATGAAGCCCCTAACGGTTGATAGATCACGAGGTGTGCCCCAAAACAACAATATGGTCGAATCTGGCATCACAAGTATTCTGCTAATCCAAGCCCACGCTGTAGGGGGTATTGATGTGTGCCAATGTATCACTCCCGAAGTGGTAGCGACGGAGGCCGAACGAGCTGCTGTCATGATCTACGAGGAAAATGTTGAAGTTCTCTGA